One genomic window of Terriglobales bacterium includes the following:
- a CDS encoding GNAT family N-acetyltransferase, which yields MTAAPVKANPQKNAPKTHEVVEVRNCRGLDEFRACIELQREVWNFTDAELVPLRLFVVAAKVGGQAIGAFEGKNLVGFALSVPGVRTGHAYLHSHMLAVKEAYRNRGLGRRMKLFQREEALSRGIELIEWTFDPLEIKNAYLNLEKLGAIARRYNINQYGITSSPLQGFLPTDRLVAEWWLRSRRVESLLTTGKRPVAQTQIKISVPAKIYDWKAADHDRAKAADVQGRNREQFLQAFADGLAVLGYDRDAVGNGTFLLGRWDEDWSYASKANYTNEN from the coding sequence ATGACAGCCGCCCCGGTGAAAGCCAATCCGCAGAAGAACGCGCCCAAAACGCACGAAGTCGTTGAAGTCCGTAACTGCCGTGGATTAGATGAGTTTCGCGCCTGCATCGAGCTGCAACGCGAAGTCTGGAACTTCACCGATGCAGAACTGGTGCCACTGCGCCTTTTCGTGGTAGCTGCAAAAGTTGGAGGCCAGGCCATCGGTGCGTTTGAAGGGAAGAATCTAGTTGGATTTGCGCTCTCCGTTCCCGGCGTGCGCACCGGTCATGCTTATCTTCATTCCCATATGCTGGCCGTTAAGGAGGCCTACCGCAATCGTGGACTGGGCAGGCGGATGAAACTGTTTCAGCGTGAGGAAGCGCTCAGTCGCGGTATCGAGCTTATCGAATGGACCTTCGATCCTCTGGAAATCAAGAATGCCTATCTGAACCTGGAGAAGCTGGGAGCAATTGCACGCCGATATAACATCAATCAGTACGGAATCACCTCTTCGCCTCTGCAGGGTTTTTTGCCCACCGATCGTCTTGTAGCCGAGTGGTGGCTCAGATCGCGAAGGGTTGAATCATTGTTGACTACCGGAAAACGTCCCGTTGCCCAGACGCAAATCAAGATTTCCGTCCCCGCCAAGATCTACGACTGGAAAGCCGCGGATCACGACCGCGCCAAAGCTGCCGATGTGCAGGGCCGTAACCGCGAGCAATTCCTGCAAGCATTTGCCGATGGCTTGGCGGTCCTTGGGTATGATCGCGATGCCGTAGGGAACGGCACATTCCTGCTGGGACGTTGGGACGAGGATTGGTCGTACGCTTCCAAGGCGAACTACACAAATGAAAATTGA
- the mazG gene encoding nucleoside triphosphate pyrophosphohydrolase, giving the protein MSSTGERFERAVAIMARLRAPGGCPWDREQTFDSIKPFTLEETYEVLEAIDNRDWQELTGELGDLLLQVLFYAEMAKEQGSFSIDDVLDRLSMKLVHRHPHVFGDVKAETSSDVLRNWEALKAEEKKKRLAAGGGKSAHDNSSPQSVLAGVSSGIPALLEAYKLSSRAAHVGFDWPNMEGLFEKLNEETDELRQQLSRLPVAPKPHDRGIAGATGQKIPDELLAKVEEEVGDLFFVLVNIARYLSLDPESALKKTNRKFKRRFQWMEEQLRARGREPQQASLDELESLWQQAKQQESVTR; this is encoded by the coding sequence ATGTCCTCCACCGGCGAAAGGTTTGAGCGGGCAGTGGCCATCATGGCGCGATTGCGCGCCCCTGGCGGATGTCCATGGGACCGCGAGCAGACCTTCGACTCCATTAAGCCTTTTACCTTGGAAGAAACCTACGAGGTTCTCGAGGCCATAGACAACCGCGATTGGCAGGAGCTCACGGGTGAGCTGGGTGATCTTCTGCTGCAGGTTTTATTTTATGCGGAGATGGCGAAAGAGCAGGGAAGCTTCTCCATCGATGATGTGCTGGACCGTCTCTCAATGAAGCTCGTACATCGTCATCCGCACGTCTTCGGAGATGTGAAGGCAGAGACATCCTCAGACGTATTACGTAACTGGGAGGCCCTGAAAGCCGAGGAGAAGAAGAAGCGCCTCGCCGCTGGCGGAGGCAAATCAGCGCATGACAACTCTTCACCGCAATCGGTGCTCGCCGGCGTCTCATCTGGAATCCCCGCACTTCTAGAGGCTTATAAACTCAGTTCGAGGGCCGCGCACGTCGGCTTCGACTGGCCGAACATGGAAGGCTTATTTGAGAAACTGAATGAGGAAACCGACGAGCTTCGGCAACAGCTCAGCCGCTTGCCAGTTGCGCCCAAGCCGCACGACCGCGGCATTGCTGGCGCCACGGGTCAAAAAATCCCTGATGAACTGCTTGCCAAAGTCGAGGAAGAAGTTGGGGACCTTTTCTTCGTGCTGGTCAACATTGCGCGCTATTTGTCGCTCGATCCCGAGTCGGCATTGAAGAAGACCAATCGGAAATTCAAGCGCCGTTTTCAATGGATGGAAGAGCAATTACGGGCAAGAGGTCGCGAACCACAACAAGCCTCTCTCGACGAGCTCGAATCCTTATGGCAACAAGCCAAACAGCAGGAAAGCGTGACGCGATGA
- a CDS encoding glycerol-3-phosphate dehydrogenase/oxidase — MVEVDTAIPIRPSLDGRHFDIVVIGGGINGVAIARECARAGRSTLLVERHDFAAGTTSRSTRIIHGGLRYLEHGEIGLVRESLRERQQLLRERPYLVRPIEFLLALGPDARRSALEIRFGLWLYKRFAGRTGLHRNGNSAAELERVLDRGSRWSVFSYEDAQCEFPERLVAEWLFDATEAGAAARSHTEVLELEVRDGCVRSVLLKDTPSGTEVRVIADWVINATGPWADRFCEMAGVRAPRMIGGVRGSHIVLPKPAEIPAAAVYTEAVDGRPIFLVPWNGQLLVGTTEVAQSEDPGIAQPTADEIAYLLDSVRIKFPNADFRFDQIRYSYAGVRPLPYAPAESPSAVTRRHLLHDHLEDGAARLISVIGGKLTTAASLARQCARKVGISAAEPRGVSVRSAAVDLEALLGNWAAQVAAEYGIPANTARAMAGWYGPRAESVARIAKADEALRKPLCPHTEHIAAEGVSAFQNEYAVTLADVLLRRVPVGLGGCWSEDCSTAAALAIGKAMGWAEAQIASELENAIAEREAFLRKPEKSGMPAEFNLQSK, encoded by the coding sequence ATGGTCGAGGTGGATACGGCAATACCAATCCGGCCCAGCCTAGACGGACGACATTTCGACATTGTCGTAATCGGAGGCGGGATCAATGGCGTGGCGATTGCGCGGGAGTGTGCGCGTGCAGGACGCTCCACGCTGCTGGTCGAGCGGCATGATTTCGCGGCCGGCACCACCAGCCGTTCCACCCGGATCATCCACGGTGGGCTGCGGTACCTGGAACACGGTGAAATCGGATTAGTACGCGAATCTTTGCGGGAGCGCCAGCAACTTCTGCGTGAGCGACCTTACCTGGTTCGGCCCATTGAGTTCCTGCTGGCCCTTGGACCTGATGCGCGCCGGAGCGCACTCGAGATCCGTTTTGGGCTGTGGCTCTACAAGCGCTTTGCAGGCCGGACCGGATTGCATCGCAATGGCAACTCTGCCGCGGAACTGGAGCGAGTGCTGGATCGCGGCAGCCGCTGGAGTGTTTTCAGCTACGAAGATGCGCAATGTGAGTTTCCGGAGAGGCTGGTTGCGGAGTGGCTTTTCGATGCGACCGAAGCCGGAGCTGCAGCACGCAGCCACACCGAGGTCCTCGAACTGGAAGTTCGCGATGGTTGTGTGCGATCGGTGCTGCTAAAAGACACTCCAAGCGGTACGGAAGTTCGGGTAATCGCGGATTGGGTCATCAATGCGACCGGCCCTTGGGCAGACCGCTTCTGCGAGATGGCGGGAGTGCGTGCTCCCCGGATGATTGGGGGCGTGCGCGGATCGCACATTGTTTTGCCCAAGCCGGCTGAGATACCGGCGGCGGCGGTTTACACCGAAGCGGTAGATGGCCGGCCGATATTTCTGGTTCCCTGGAACGGTCAACTGCTGGTAGGAACAACCGAGGTAGCACAATCCGAAGATCCCGGTATCGCCCAGCCGACTGCGGACGAGATTGCTTATTTACTGGATTCTGTACGTATTAAGTTTCCCAATGCGGATTTCAGATTTGACCAGATTCGGTACTCCTACGCGGGAGTTCGTCCTCTGCCTTATGCGCCGGCGGAAAGTCCGTCGGCGGTGACCCGGCGTCACCTGCTACACGATCATCTGGAGGACGGGGCGGCACGCTTGATCTCGGTGATTGGGGGGAAGCTGACCACCGCTGCCAGCCTGGCCCGGCAATGTGCGCGCAAAGTCGGAATCAGCGCAGCGGAACCCAGAGGGGTATCGGTGAGGTCCGCGGCTGTTGATTTGGAAGCGCTGTTGGGTAATTGGGCCGCGCAAGTGGCCGCGGAATACGGCATTCCAGCAAATACGGCACGGGCAATGGCGGGGTGGTATGGACCGAGAGCGGAGTCTGTTGCTCGGATCGCGAAGGCAGATGAGGCGCTGCGCAAGCCACTGTGTCCCCACACAGAGCACATTGCGGCTGAGGGGGTAAGCGCATTTCAGAATGAGTACGCTGTAACATTAGCGGATGTCCTGCTTCGACGCGTGCCGGTGGGGCTGGGTGGCTGCTGGTCAGAGGATTGCAGCACGGCGGCGGCGCTAGCGATTGGAAAAGCGATGGGCTGGGCTGAGGCGCAGATTGCCTCTGAACTGGAGAATGCAATCGCAGAGCGGGAGGCTTTTCTGCGTAAGCCAGAAAAGTCCGGAATGCCCGCCGAATTTAATCTGCAATCGAAATAA
- a CDS encoding glycerophosphodiester phosphodiesterase yields the protein MLLLGHRGARVHSVPENSLAAFQLALNAGCDGFEFDLRRTKDGEAVVCHDSRLHGLTVSRRSYEALVKARLRKLSSGKPASVALTLAQQAVLLARLQDVLAHYADRAFLNLELKVPDLEKNVIALLQAHPPHRGYVVSSFHPQIVKALHRRATDVPLGLICDSKRQLAHWAELPVQFVIPHHKLLTQKLIQELHAAGKQVFTWTVNSERVMHRAAELGVDGVISDDPILLARTLG from the coding sequence GTGCTGCTGCTCGGCCACCGCGGCGCCCGCGTCCACAGTGTTCCAGAAAACTCACTGGCAGCGTTTCAGCTTGCGCTCAACGCCGGTTGTGACGGCTTTGAGTTCGACCTTCGGCGCACCAAAGATGGGGAAGCCGTCGTCTGCCATGACTCCAGGTTGCACGGTTTAACTGTGTCACGCCGGTCTTATGAAGCCCTGGTCAAGGCCCGCCTCCGAAAACTCTCCTCTGGTAAACCCGCCAGCGTTGCGTTGACCCTGGCCCAGCAGGCGGTGCTGCTTGCCCGCCTTCAGGACGTGCTGGCGCACTATGCCGACCGTGCCTTTCTCAACCTTGAATTAAAAGTCCCCGACCTGGAAAAGAACGTCATCGCGCTGTTGCAGGCCCACCCGCCCCACCGCGGGTACGTAGTCTCATCGTTTCATCCTCAAATAGTCAAAGCCTTGCACCGGCGCGCCACAGACGTTCCATTGGGATTGATCTGTGACAGCAAGCGTCAGTTGGCTCACTGGGCCGAGTTGCCCGTCCAATTCGTGATACCTCATCACAAGCTGCTCACGCAGAAGCTGATCCAGGAATTGCACGCGGCGGGAAAGCAGGTTTTCACCTGGACCGTAAACTCGGAACGAGTGATGCACCGCGCCGCGGAATTGGGAGTAGATGGTGTGATCTCGGACGATCCCATACTTTTGGCGCGCACCTTGGGATGA
- the bshC gene encoding bacillithiol biosynthesis cysteine-adding enzyme BshC yields the protein MGSECLPFTQIPHSTRLFSDFLYNHPRVQQFYARVPDLKQWAENEAGQIGYDDARRQRVAVILERQNQSWGAGPETKTNLARFRKGAACVVTGQQVGLFGGPLFAIFKALSAVRMSAEATASGVDCVPIFWLATEDHDLAEVNHTDLLGPEGTLHSLKTSSHDVLDAPLNKIPLASDIRELVAQAAEVLGESEITEILRQAYRPGVTLGDAFARLFTNLLSRWGVIMLDAADPELHTLARPIYSAAAEHAVALDDALLRRGQELTKAGYHEQVKVTPLSTLLFTVRNGARVVIHRGGGVTSGANGNGFRVGQEKISSAELLKRIAERPQDFSANVLLRPVVQDFLLPTLAYVAGPAEIAYFAQAAVVYEKLLQRITPVLPRFSATLVEPKPRELMERYRVGLRDLLHGLEEVQQLLATRVLPPELQAAFDSAEKTLERSVNTIREALRKLDPTLVDAAQRAASKMNYQLEQLRARAARAELRRKEILARHALQLSNSLYPRKELQEREIGGVSFLGRHGLELLERLYQATGAACPDHQIIYL from the coding sequence GTGGGCTCGGAGTGTCTGCCATTCACACAGATTCCGCACAGCACCCGCTTGTTCTCAGATTTTCTATATAACCATCCGCGTGTACAGCAGTTTTATGCGCGAGTTCCTGATCTCAAGCAATGGGCGGAGAACGAAGCCGGCCAAATAGGCTATGACGACGCACGGCGGCAGCGCGTCGCAGTCATCCTCGAGCGACAAAATCAAAGCTGGGGTGCCGGCCCTGAAACCAAAACAAACCTGGCGCGGTTTCGTAAGGGCGCGGCTTGTGTGGTTACCGGGCAGCAGGTAGGGCTTTTTGGAGGGCCGCTGTTCGCAATATTCAAGGCGCTTTCCGCGGTTCGAATGTCTGCCGAGGCGACAGCCTCAGGCGTGGACTGCGTGCCCATCTTCTGGCTCGCCACCGAGGACCATGACCTGGCGGAGGTCAATCACACCGACCTGCTCGGCCCGGAAGGAACACTGCACAGTCTGAAAACGTCATCCCATGATGTGCTGGACGCTCCTCTCAATAAGATCCCCTTAGCCTCCGACATTCGTGAGCTGGTTGCGCAAGCTGCCGAAGTTCTGGGTGAGTCTGAGATCACTGAGATTTTGCGCCAGGCATATCGCCCCGGAGTCACCTTGGGCGACGCCTTCGCCCGGCTGTTCACCAACCTGCTGAGCCGCTGGGGCGTGATCATGCTGGATGCCGCTGATCCAGAACTTCACACGCTTGCGCGACCCATCTATAGTGCCGCCGCCGAACACGCCGTTGCCCTGGATGACGCGCTGCTCCGCCGCGGGCAGGAGCTGACCAAGGCTGGGTATCACGAACAGGTGAAGGTCACGCCCCTGTCCACGCTATTGTTTACGGTTCGTAATGGGGCGCGTGTCGTCATTCACCGGGGTGGCGGCGTTACCAGCGGGGCAAATGGCAATGGCTTCCGCGTTGGGCAGGAGAAAATTTCGTCGGCCGAACTGCTGAAGCGCATCGCCGAGCGCCCGCAGGATTTCAGCGCCAACGTCCTGCTGCGGCCCGTGGTCCAGGACTTCCTGTTGCCCACGCTGGCCTATGTCGCGGGGCCGGCGGAGATTGCCTATTTTGCCCAGGCAGCGGTGGTTTACGAGAAGCTCTTGCAACGGATCACGCCGGTTCTGCCGCGCTTCAGCGCTACTCTGGTTGAGCCCAAGCCCCGAGAATTGATGGAGCGCTATCGGGTGGGGTTAAGAGACCTATTGCATGGCTTGGAAGAGGTACAGCAACTGCTGGCTACGCGAGTGTTGCCGCCGGAATTGCAGGCCGCATTCGATTCCGCCGAGAAAACGCTGGAGCGTTCGGTCAACACGATTCGAGAAGCGCTGAGGAAACTCGATCCCACACTGGTCGATGCGGCTCAGCGTGCCGCCTCAAAGATGAATTACCAGCTCGAGCAGTTGCGTGCCCGCGCCGCTCGCGCGGAGTTACGTAGAAAAGAGATCCTGGCCCGCCACGCACTCCAGCTTAGCAATTCGCTTTATCCGCGCAAGGAATTGCAAGAACGAGAGATCGGAGGTGTTTCTTTTCTCGGCCGTCATGGTCTGGAGCTGCTTGAGCGCCTGTATCAGGCGACCGGCGCTGCCTGTCCCGATCACCAGATCATCTACCTGTAA
- the fdh gene encoding formate dehydrogenase yields MIKGLLNRWPLIQQIKTGGDGTGPEAWTEHTHKLRPKTQGAEVTRSICPYCAVGCGQLIFHKNGKMISIEGDPESPVSRGHLCPKGADTFELHTHPARLKKVRYRRPYSTQWEDLDLETAMDMVADRLWESRERTFVERQDGQVVAHTKAIAHLGGATLDIEENYLIKKLFTGGLGMVCLSNQARIUHSSTVPGLGTSFGRGGATTAQQDLINADAILIMGSSMAENHPVGFQWVTAARERGAKIIHVDPRFNRTSAMSDIWVPLRAGTDILFLGGLIHYALEHGKEFREYLVHYTNAPMILREDFRDTEDLGGVFSGWNAQERKYSPETWLYEGAPRKDTASEHPGHAEAGGGHGKDRGGEAGELRDYHTDPTLQHPRCVYQVLKKHFSRYTPEMIEQHCGIPKDVFLKTAETFTSASGPDRTAAICYAVGWTQHSKGVQIIRAASVLQLVLGNIGRPGGGILALRGHASIQGSTDIPTLYDILPGYLPMPFFEADSHDFKQYLKKHSSKTGLWANFDKYFISLLKAWYGDAATEKNNWGFDWMPRVTGDHSHFGYWLDMADGKLEGLFVMGQNPAVGAPNSRLERKAMAKLKWLVVLDMVETETASFWSDSPEVERGELDPEKIGTEVFLFPAAGQGEKDGTFTNTQRMLQWHNKAVDPPGDARSDTWFMYHLGRRIKEKARKDPHPRNAGLNALTWDYPTHGADAEPDVEAILQEINGWTVADHRLLENFKSLKNDGSTACGCWIYSGVFPNPAENKANKRKPKGLLGHGWGFAWPGDVRILYNRASARPDGKPWSERKKLIWWDEEKKKWTGSDTPDFDLEKPPGYKGDLKKKTGTEALAGDKPFILHPDGTGWIYVSSGLKDGPLPTHYEPLESPVRNALYPKQQTDPAVDKKERTDNPYAFSPGDERFPYVLTTYRLTEHHTAGGMTRTLSHLCELQPELFTEVSPELAAEVQLEHGGWATITTPRAIVQARVLVTTRMRPLWVDGRTVHQVGLPYHWGYKGRVKGDIVNDLIAISEEPNVRIMESKALVCNIAPGRRASGPAALEQLKEHLAKPA; encoded by the coding sequence ATGATCAAAGGATTGCTTAACCGCTGGCCGCTGATACAACAGATCAAGACTGGTGGCGATGGAACCGGTCCCGAGGCCTGGACCGAACACACTCACAAGCTCCGCCCTAAAACCCAAGGCGCGGAGGTGACTCGCTCGATTTGTCCTTACTGCGCGGTGGGTTGTGGGCAGCTGATTTTTCACAAAAACGGCAAGATGATCTCGATCGAGGGCGATCCTGAGTCTCCGGTTTCTCGGGGCCATCTTTGTCCCAAGGGTGCGGACACCTTCGAGCTGCACACTCATCCCGCGCGGCTCAAGAAAGTTCGTTATCGCCGCCCATATTCCACTCAGTGGGAGGATCTCGACCTTGAAACCGCAATGGACATGGTTGCCGACCGCCTCTGGGAAAGCCGTGAGCGCACCTTTGTTGAGCGACAGGACGGCCAAGTAGTCGCGCACACCAAAGCTATTGCGCATCTTGGCGGAGCCACGCTGGACATCGAGGAAAATTACTTAATCAAGAAGCTCTTCACCGGCGGCTTGGGCATGGTGTGCCTCAGCAACCAGGCCCGAATATGACATAGCTCCACCGTGCCCGGTCTGGGCACCTCCTTCGGACGTGGGGGCGCGACCACCGCGCAACAAGACCTCATCAACGCTGACGCGATCCTCATTATGGGATCGTCGATGGCAGAGAACCATCCGGTGGGCTTCCAGTGGGTGACGGCTGCTCGCGAACGCGGCGCCAAAATCATTCACGTTGATCCGCGGTTTAACCGCACTTCGGCAATGTCCGACATTTGGGTGCCGCTGCGCGCCGGGACCGACATTCTTTTCCTCGGCGGTCTGATTCACTACGCTCTCGAACACGGAAAGGAGTTTCGCGAATACCTGGTGCACTACACCAATGCACCCATGATCCTCCGCGAGGACTTTCGCGACACCGAAGACCTGGGCGGAGTTTTCTCCGGCTGGAATGCCCAGGAGCGGAAGTACAGCCCCGAGACCTGGCTTTACGAAGGCGCGCCGCGCAAAGATACCGCCAGCGAGCACCCGGGCCACGCTGAGGCCGGCGGCGGACATGGCAAGGATCGTGGCGGCGAAGCGGGAGAACTCAGGGACTACCACACCGATCCCACGTTGCAGCATCCCCGCTGTGTTTACCAGGTGCTGAAAAAACATTTTTCTCGCTACACGCCGGAGATGATCGAGCAGCACTGCGGCATTCCCAAAGACGTATTCCTGAAAACCGCAGAGACCTTCACTTCAGCCTCTGGGCCGGACAGGACAGCGGCAATCTGCTACGCGGTTGGTTGGACCCAGCATTCCAAGGGAGTGCAGATTATCCGAGCTGCTTCGGTCCTACAGCTTGTGTTGGGCAACATAGGTCGGCCGGGCGGGGGCATCCTCGCATTGCGCGGTCACGCCTCGATACAAGGCTCCACTGACATTCCGACTCTGTACGACATTCTGCCCGGCTATCTCCCCATGCCATTCTTCGAGGCAGACTCCCACGACTTCAAGCAATACTTGAAGAAGCACAGCTCTAAGACCGGGCTCTGGGCCAATTTCGACAAATACTTCATAAGCTTGCTCAAAGCCTGGTACGGCGACGCAGCCACCGAAAAAAACAACTGGGGCTTTGATTGGATGCCCCGCGTTACCGGCGACCACTCTCACTTCGGATACTGGCTCGACATGGCTGATGGCAAATTGGAAGGCCTGTTCGTCATGGGCCAAAACCCAGCCGTGGGCGCGCCCAATAGTCGCCTGGAGCGCAAGGCGATGGCCAAGCTGAAGTGGCTGGTGGTGCTCGACATGGTGGAGACCGAGACCGCGTCATTCTGGAGCGACTCGCCCGAGGTAGAACGCGGCGAACTCGATCCCGAGAAAATCGGTACAGAAGTCTTCCTCTTCCCCGCTGCCGGGCAAGGCGAAAAAGATGGCACCTTCACCAACACTCAGCGCATGTTGCAGTGGCACAACAAAGCAGTCGATCCCCCCGGCGACGCCCGCAGCGACACCTGGTTTATGTACCATCTGGGCCGCCGCATAAAAGAGAAGGCTCGCAAGGATCCCCATCCGCGCAACGCTGGCTTGAACGCGCTCACCTGGGACTATCCCACTCACGGCGCGGACGCCGAACCAGATGTTGAAGCAATACTTCAAGAGATTAATGGCTGGACGGTTGCTGATCACAGGCTGCTGGAGAATTTCAAATCGCTAAAGAATGATGGTTCGACCGCCTGTGGCTGCTGGATTTACTCCGGTGTCTTCCCTAATCCCGCGGAAAACAAGGCCAACAAGCGCAAGCCCAAAGGACTGCTGGGGCACGGCTGGGGCTTCGCCTGGCCCGGTGATGTCCGCATTCTTTATAACCGCGCCTCGGCACGCCCCGACGGCAAGCCATGGAGCGAGCGCAAGAAGCTAATCTGGTGGGACGAAGAAAAGAAAAAATGGACGGGTAGCGACACGCCAGACTTCGATCTGGAAAAGCCTCCGGGTTACAAGGGTGACCTGAAAAAGAAAACCGGTACTGAGGCTCTGGCTGGCGACAAGCCTTTCATCCTGCATCCAGATGGCACGGGTTGGATTTACGTAAGCAGCGGATTGAAAGATGGTCCACTTCCCACCCACTACGAGCCGCTTGAGTCTCCAGTGCGCAATGCCCTGTATCCCAAGCAGCAAACTGATCCGGCAGTGGACAAGAAAGAACGCACCGATAATCCATACGCCTTCTCGCCGGGAGACGAGCGCTTTCCTTATGTTCTGACTACCTATCGACTCACCGAGCATCACACTGCCGGGGGTATGACGAGAACTCTATCGCATTTATGCGAGTTGCAGCCCGAGCTGTTTACGGAAGTCTCGCCAGAGCTGGCGGCAGAAGTCCAATTAGAACACGGAGGCTGGGCGACGATTACTACTCCGCGCGCCATTGTGCAGGCTCGCGTACTGGTCACTACACGCATGCGGCCGCTGTGGGTCGACGGACGCACCGTGCACCAGGTTGGGCTGCCGTATCATTGGGGCTACAAGGGTCGGGTGAAGGGCGATATTGTGAACGACTTGATTGCAATCTCTGAAGAACCCAACGTGCGCATCATGGAAAGTAAAGCGCTGGTGTGCAATATTGCTCCCGGCCGGCGCGCATCCGGTCCGGCCGCACTCGAACAACTGAAAGAACATCTGGCGAAACCCGCATGA
- a CDS encoding 4Fe-4S dicluster domain-containing protein — MSITAFLTDSTLCIGCKACEVACKEWNGVGEDGLNWSGFSYDNTGAVGASTWRHVKFVENEPQPGFGGNAADLNSWTFSSDVCKHCEQAGCLEACPTGSIVRTEFGGVYVQPDVCNGCSYCVVSCPFGVIQKNEKDGRAFKCTFCYDRQKVGLTPACAKACPTESIKFGEINELRLAAQGRVEELRSRGMDDARIYDPQDTSVEGIHAFFIMRGDPRTYNLPPKPEIPTIYARDGWRASAIGSAMLVGGALLAFLASPKDKGFRKRRRLLR; from the coding sequence ATGAGCATAACTGCGTTTCTCACCGATTCCACGTTGTGCATCGGCTGCAAAGCCTGCGAGGTCGCGTGCAAAGAGTGGAACGGCGTGGGCGAGGACGGCCTGAACTGGAGCGGATTTTCCTATGACAATACCGGCGCGGTCGGCGCTTCCACCTGGCGGCATGTGAAATTTGTAGAAAACGAGCCGCAGCCTGGATTCGGCGGCAACGCCGCGGACTTAAACTCCTGGACGTTTTCTTCCGACGTGTGCAAGCACTGCGAGCAGGCTGGTTGCTTAGAAGCGTGCCCAACCGGCTCGATTGTGCGCACTGAATTCGGCGGTGTTTACGTTCAACCCGACGTGTGCAACGGCTGCTCGTACTGTGTGGTCTCTTGTCCCTTCGGCGTTATTCAGAAAAACGAGAAAGATGGACGTGCGTTCAAGTGCACCTTCTGCTATGACCGGCAAAAAGTCGGCCTCACGCCGGCGTGCGCCAAGGCGTGCCCGACTGAATCCATCAAGTTCGGCGAAATCAACGAATTACGCTTGGCTGCTCAAGGACGAGTTGAAGAGTTGCGCAGCCGCGGCATGGACGACGCTCGAATCTACGATCCGCAAGACACCAGCGTAGAAGGCATTCACGCATTCTTCATCATGCGTGGCGATCCCCGGACGTACAACCTGCCGCCGAAACCAGAGATACCCACTATCTATGCTCGCGACGGCTGGCGCGCCTCGGCCATTGGCTCAGCAATGCTGGTAGGCGGCGCACTCCTGGCATTTCTGGCGTCGCCCAAAGATAAGGGCTTCCGCAAGCGGAGAAGATTGCTGCGATGA
- the nrfD gene encoding NrfD/PsrC family molybdoenzyme membrane anchor subunit, with protein MSTDPLPERKPPRTPDASSEARLLEIRREAETRGRVEAPGVRLPGAPFPKASPETGYYGIPMLKQPQWKWEVPLYFFVGGAAGSAAVIGAVANWVARDRELTRHARLIAAGGGMLSTGLLIADLGRPERFLNMLRVFKKQSPMSVGAWVLAAFSTFSGATAFAELLGEKFDFTPVRVLANVSETFSAALGLPFHNYTGVLIGATAIPVWNQNISTLPIHFGMSGLNSAVSILELLGHRNAALNALGIGAAAFETWEGFHIERRGDPVLRPLKRGTSGWITRVGGVLSGPAPLALRIVAALSGSRQMRRTAAWSSIAGSLLTRYGWMQAGHASAKNWRLPLEIEERSEKISTIQSSPRD; from the coding sequence ATGAGCACCGATCCCCTGCCCGAGCGCAAGCCTCCTCGCACACCTGACGCAAGCAGCGAAGCTCGCCTGCTGGAAATTCGCCGCGAAGCAGAGACCAGGGGCCGCGTAGAAGCGCCTGGTGTTCGCCTTCCCGGAGCTCCCTTCCCCAAGGCCTCGCCCGAAACCGGCTACTACGGCATTCCTATGCTGAAGCAGCCGCAGTGGAAGTGGGAGGTTCCTCTTTACTTTTTCGTCGGCGGCGCTGCGGGGTCGGCAGCGGTGATCGGCGCCGTCGCCAACTGGGTGGCGCGTGATCGCGAACTCACGCGACACGCACGCCTGATCGCAGCGGGCGGCGGCATGTTGTCCACCGGCTTGCTGATCGCGGACCTGGGCCGGCCGGAACGATTCCTCAACATGCTCAGGGTGTTCAAAAAGCAAAGTCCCATGTCGGTCGGCGCCTGGGTACTGGCGGCATTCAGCACTTTCTCAGGCGCAACCGCGTTTGCAGAATTGCTGGGCGAGAAATTCGACTTCACGCCCGTCAGGGTGCTGGCCAATGTTTCGGAGACATTCTCCGCCGCCCTCGGTCTTCCCTTCCACAACTACACCGGCGTGTTGATCGGCGCGACCGCAATTCCAGTCTGGAATCAGAACATCAGCACGCTGCCAATACACTTTGGAATGTCCGGATTGAACTCCGCCGTCTCGATCCTGGAGCTGCTGGGCCATCGCAACGCAGCGCTCAACGCGCTCGGAATCGGAGCGGCCGCGTTTGAAACTTGGGAGGGCTTCCACATTGAGCGACGGGGCGATCCCGTACTTCGGCCTTTGAAGCGGGGTACAAGCGGATGGATTACCCGTGTGGGCGGCGTGCTTTCCGGACCCGCGCCGCTGGCATTGCGGATTGTGGCCGCACTTAGTGGCTCACGCCAGATGCGCCGCACGGCGGCCTGGTCGAGTATTGCGGGATCGCTGCTGACTCGTTATGGATGGATGCAAGCCGGCCATGCCTCCGCGAAAAACTGGCGATTGCCGCTCGAAATCGAAGAACGCTCAGAAAAAATATCAACGATTCAGTCGTCCCCACGGGACTAG